One window of the Maylandia zebra isolate NMK-2024a linkage group LG19, Mzebra_GT3a, whole genome shotgun sequence genome contains the following:
- the pccb gene encoding propionyl-CoA carboxylase beta chain, mitochondrial produces MMAAISVARSSCGLINGFKVSLRSVARVKYGAVSVTVPQTSLHRSCRWYSVSHLSVKERIDQKREAALQGGGQQRIEAQHKRGKLTARERVQLLLDPESFVETDMFVEHRCADFGMEQDRNKFPGDSVVTGRGRINGRLVYVFSQDFTVFGGSLSGAHAQKICKIMDQAMTVGAPVIGLNDSGGARIQEGVESLAGYADIFLRNVMASGVIPQISLIMGPCAGGAVYSPALTDFTFMVKDTSYLFITGPDVVKSVTNEDVTQEELGGAKTHTTVSGVAHRAFENDIEALLNLREFFNFLPLSNQDPAPIRESHDSSDRLVPSLDNIVPLESTKAYDMLDIIHAIVDEREFFEIMPNYAKNIVVGFARMNGRTVGIVGNQPKVASGCLDINSSVKGARFVRFCDAFNIPIITFVDVPGFLPGTAQEYGGIIRHGAKLLFAFAEATVPKITIITRKAYGGAYDVMSSKHLRGDVNYAWPTAEVAVMGAKGAVQIIFRGKENQAEAEAEYVEKFANPFPAAVRGFVDDIIEPATTRKKICQDLEVLASKKQVNPWKKHANIPL; encoded by the exons ATGATGGCGGCCATCAGTGTTGCTCGAAGCAGTTGCGGACTGATAAATGGTTTTAAGGTGTCCTTAAGGAGCGTGGCGCGAGTAAAATATGGCGCAGTATCGGTAACAGTACCGCAGACGAGTTTGCATCGGTCGTGCCGCTGGTACTCCGTCAGCCACCTGTCCGTTAAAGAGAGGATTGACCAGAAGCGAGAGGCGGCACTGCAGGGGGGAGGTCAGCAAAGGATAGAGGCACAACATAAAAGG GGTAAGCTGACAGCCAGGGAGCGAGTGCAACTACTGCTTGACCCTGAATCCTTTGTAGAGACGGACATGTTTGTGGAACACCGTTGCGCCGACTTCGGCATGGAGCAGGACAGAAACAAG tTCCCCGGTGACAGCGTTGTGACAGGCCGAGGTAGAATCAATGGCAGGCTCGTTTATGTTTTCAGTCAG GACTTCACAGTTTTTGGCGGAAGTCTGTCTGGAGCTCACGCACAGAAGATATGTAAG ATCATGGACCAGGCCATGACGGTCGGGGCTCCGGTAATCGGGCTGAACGACTCTGGAGGAGCTCGGATCCAGGAAGGAGTGGAATCTCTAGCTGGATATGCAGATATATTCCTG AGGAACGTGATGGCTTCAGGAGTCATCCCTCAGATCTCCCTCATCATGGGTCCGTGTGCAGGAGGAGCCGTGTACTCTCCTGCTCTCACAGATTTCACCTTCATGGTTAAG gaCACGTCATACCTGTTCATCACAGGGCCTGATGTTGTCAAGTCTGTCACCAATGAAGATGTGACTCAGGAGGAGCTTGGTGGAGCCAAAACTCATACCACCGTGTCCG GTGTGGCTCACCGTGCTTTTGAGAATGATATTGAGGCTTTGCTCAACCTGCGAGAGTTTTTCAACTTCCTGCCACTTAGCAATCAGGATCCCGCACCTATCAGGGAGTCCCATGACTCTAG cGACCGTCTGGTACCATCATTGGACAACATCGTCCCTTTAGAGTCAACTAAAGCCTACGACATGTTGGACATAATTCATGCA ATAGTAGATGAGAGGGAATTCTTTGAGATCATGCCCAACTACGCCAAAAACATTGTGGTGGGATTTGCCCGTATGAATGGACGCACTGTGGGCATTGTGGGTAATCAGCCCAAAGTAGCTTCAG GCTGTTTGGACATCAACTCCTCAGTGAAGGGAGCCCGATTTGTTCGCTTCTGTGATGCTTTCAACATTCCCATCATCACGTTTGTGGATGTGCCAGGCTTCCTGCCAG GCACAGCTCAGGAGTACGGAGGCATCATCCGACACGGAGCCAAACTGCTTTTTGCTTTTGCAGAGGCCACAGTCCCAAAAATAACCATCATTACCAGAAAG GCGTACGGAGGAGCCTATGATGTGATGAGCTCAAAACACTTGAGAGGAGACGTGAACTACGCCTGGCCTACAGCTGAGGTCGCCGTCATGGGTGCCAAG ggTGCCGTTCAGATTATCTTCAGAGGAAAGGAGAACcaggcagaagcagaggctgaatACGTGGAGAAGTTTGCTAACCCTTTCCCAGCTGCTGTCAGAG GTTTTGTGGATGACATCATCGAGCCAGCGACAACTCGCAAAAAGATCTGCCAAGATCTAGAGGTGCTAGCCAGCAAGAAGCAGGTCAACCCCTGGAAGAAGCATGCCAACATTCCTCTGTGA
- the stag1a gene encoding cohesin subunit SA-1a produces the protein MITSELPVLQDSSNESGATDTVGISMSISEMEDPEMKGKKKRGRPGKQAPTSNKKPRKSPTDKTMSVARGRGKANGVAQHNGDGGDPVTLFEVVKLGKSAMQSVVDEWIESYKQDRDLALLDLINFFIQCSGCKGTVRIEMFRNMQNAEIIRKMTEEFDEDSGDYPLTMPGPMWKKFRYNFCEFISVLIRQCQYSIIYDEYMMDTVISLLTGLSDSQVRAFRHTSTLAAMKLMTALVNVALNLSIHQDNTQRQYEAERNKIAGKRANEKLELLLQKRKELQENQDEIENMMNSIFKGIFVHRYRDAIAEIRAICIEEIGVWMKMYSDAFLNDSYLKYVGWTLHDRQGEVRLKCLKALQNLYTNRELFPKLELFTNRFKDRIVSMTLDKEYDVAVEAIRLVTLILQGSEDALSNEDCENVYHLVYSAHRPVAVAAGEFLHRKLFSRHDPQAEEALAKRRGRSSPNGNLIRMLVLFFLESELHEHAAYLVDSLWESSQELLKDWECMTELLLEEPVQGEEMLSDRQESALIELMVCTIRQAAEAHPPVGRGTGKRVLTAKERKTQIDDKNKLTEHFIMALPMLLSKYQADSEKVANLLQIPQYFDLDVYSAGRMEKHLDALLKQIRLVVEKHIEADVLEACSKTYSILCSEEYTIMNRVDIARSQLIDEMTDRFAHSVEELLQEAEEADDDDIYNVLSTLKRLTAFHNAHDLTRWDLFGNCYRLLKAGIEQGSMPEQIAVQALQCSHYSILWQLVKITEGVPSKDDLVALRRVVKSFLAVCQQCLSNVNTPVKEQAFMLLCDLLMIFSHQLISGGREGLQPLVFNPDSTLQNELLNFVLDHVFIDQDDESQSMEGDEEDEANKIEALHKRRNLLAAFCKLIIYDIVDMPAAADIFKHYMKYYNDYGDIIKETLSKTRQTDKILCAKTLILSLQQLFNELLQDQGPNLDRTSSHVSGIKELARRFALTFGLDQIKTREAVATLHKDGIEFAFKYQNPRGPEFPPINLAFLEVLSEFSSKLIRQDKKTVHSYLEKFMSESMSERREDVWLPLISYRNSLLTGGDEDHMSVTSGSSSKTGSVRSKKGRPPLHKKRIEEESSVEGSWMMRNDTLQTPGALQTPQLTSTVLRENRPAEHMPDPDSEPGSENDYVHNPQMQMSWLGQQKIEEVNRKDRTGMNYIKSRSNQGVRQTVRGLMEDDAEPIFEDVMMSSRGQLEDMNEEFEDTMVIDLPPSRNRRERAELRPDFFDSAAMIEDESGFSMPMF, from the exons ATGATCACCTCAGAGCTCCCTGTCCTGCA GGACTCATCCAATGAGTCTGGGGCAACAGACACTGTGGGAATAAGTATGAGCATAAGTGAGATGGAAGATCCAGagatgaaaggaaaaaagaagagagggaGACCTGGCAAACAAGCACCG ACATCCAATAAGAAGCCACGGAAGTCGCCAACAGACAAGACTATGAGTGTGGCCAGAGGGCGAGGGAAAGCCAACGGTGTGGCTCAACATAACGGAGATGGGGGAGACCCAGTCACTCTATTTGAAGTGGTCAAATTGGGAAAGAGTGCCATGCAG TCAGTAGTGGATGAGTGGATTGAGTCATATAAACAGGACAGAGACTTGGCGCTGCTAGACCTGATCAATTTTTTCATCCAGTGCTCAGGTTGCAAAG GCACCGTGAGGATTGAGATGTTCAGGAACATGCAGAATGCAGAGATCATCCGTAAGATGACCGAGGAGTTTGATGAG GATAGTGGGGATTATCCTCTCACCATGCCAGGACCTATGTGGAAAAAGTTCCGTTACAACTTCTGCGAATTTATCAGCGTTTTGATCCGCCAGTGTCAGTATAGCATCATCTATGACGAGTACATGATGGACACTGTGATCTCCCTCCTCACTGGACTGTCTGACTCTCAAGTGCGAGCCTTCAGGCACACCTCCACGTTGGCGG CAATGAAGCTGATGACAGCACTGGTAAATGTAGCGCTGAACCTGAGCATTCACCAGGACAACACCCAGAGACAGTACGAGGCTGAGAGGAACAAGATAGCTGGCAAACGTGCCAACGAGAAGCTGGAACTGCTGCTACAGAAGAGGAAGGAG CTCCAGGAAAACCAAGATGAAATAGAGAACATGATGAACTCCATCTTCAAGGGCATCTTTGTGCATCGTTACAG GGATGCGATCGCTGAAATTCGGGCCATCTGTATTGAGGAAATCGGCGTGTGGATGAAGATGTACAGCGACGCATTTCTTAATGATAGTTACCTAAAATATGTTGGTTGGACTCTACATGATAGA caaGGAGAAGTGCGTCTGAAGTGCCTGAAGGCTCTGCAGAACCTGTACACAAACCGAGAACTGTTCCCCAAACTAGAGCTTTTCACTAACCGCTTCAAG GACCGAATAGTATCAATGACACTGGATAAGGAGTATGACGTGGCTGTAGAGGCCATTAGATTGGTCACACTCATTCTGCA GGGCAGTGAAGATGCTTTGTCCAACGAGGACTGTGAGAATGTGTACCACCTGGTGTACTCTGCTCACCGGCCGGTCGCTGTTGCTGCTGGAGAGTTTCTTCACAGAAA ATTATTCAGTCGCCATGACCCGCAAGCAGAAGAAGCGCTGGCTAAACGCAGAGGGAGGAGCAGTCCCAATGGGAATCTCATCCGTATGCTAGTGCTGTTCTTTTTGGAGAGTGAG CTCCACGAGCATGCAGCTTACCTTGTTGACTCTCTGTGGGAAAGCTCTCAAGAGTTGCTGAAAGACTGGGAGTGTATGACTGAACTGCTGCTGGAGGAGCCCGTGCAGGGAGAAGAGA TGTTGTCTGACAGGCAGGAGAGTGCGCTGATCGAGCTGATGGTGTGCACCATCCGACAGGCAGCAGAGGCACACCCACCTGTTGGCAGAGGCACTGGCAAACGG gtgCTGACAGCAAAGGAGAGGAAGACCCAGATAGATGATAAGAACAAACTGACAGAGCACTTCATCATGGCTTTACCCATGCTGTTGTCCAAG TACCAGGCAGACTCAGAGAAGGTAGCCAACCTGCTGCAAATCCCCCAGTACTTTGACCTGGACGTGTACAGCGCTGGGCGTATGGAGAAGCACTTGGACGCCTTATTAAAGCAGATCCGTCTGGTTGTGGAGAAGCACATAGAGGCCGATGTGCTTGAGGCCTGCAGCAAGACATATAGCATCCTCTGCTCTGAAGAGTACACCATCATGAACCGTGTGGACATTGCCCGATCACAGCTTATTGACGAGATGACCGATCGTTTTGCACACTCGGTCGAAGAGCTGCTGCAAGAG GCTGAGGAGGCAGACGATGACGATATCTACAATGTGTTATCTACACTCAAGCGACTCACAGCCTTCCACAA TGCCCATGATTTGACACGATGGGACTTGTTTGGGAATTGCTACCGGCTGCTGAAAGCAGGCATCGAGCAGGGCTCCATGCCAGAGCAGATAGCTGTCCAAGCCCTGCAGTGCTCCCACTACTCCATCCTGTGGCAGCTGGTCAAGATCACAGAGGGGGTTCCCAGCAAG GATGACCTGGTGGCTCTCAGGAGAGTGGTCAAGTCTTTCCTGGCAGTGTGTCAGCAGTGCCTGTCCAATGTCAACACACCGGTTAAAGAGCAG GCATTCATGCTTCTCTGTGACCTGTTGATGATCTTCAGTCACCAGCTGATTTCTGGTGGCAGAGAAGGCCTCCAGCCACTGGTGTTTAACCCAGACAGCACTCTGCAAAACGAGCTGCTAAACTTCGTCTTAGACCACGTCTTCATCGACCAGGATGATGAGAGTCAGAGCATGG AGGGAGATGAGGAGGATGAAGCCAACAAGATCGAGGCTCTCCATAAGAGGAGAAACCTGCTTGCAGCTTTCTGTAAACTCATCATCTACGACATTGTAGacatgcctgctgctgctgacatcTTCAAACACTATATGAAG TATTATAATGACTATGGCGACATCATCAAGGAGACTCTCAGTAAAACcagacagacggacaaaatCCTCTGTGCCAAGACACTCATCCTCAGTCTGCAGCAG CTGTTCAATGAGCTGCTGCAGGATCAGGGTCCCAACCTGGACCGAACGTCTTCTCACGTGAGCGGCATCAAGGAGCTCGCCCGGCGCTTTGCCCTCACCTTTGGCCTGGATCAGATCAAGACCAGAGAGGCTGTCGCCACGCTACACAA GGATGGAATAGAGTTTGCATTTAAGTACCAGAATCCTCGAGGACCAGAGTTTCCTCCTATAAACTTGGCCTTCCTGGAAGTCCTGAGTGAATTCTCCTCGAAATTAATCCGCCAGGAcaaaaagacagt CCACTCGTACCTGGAGAAGTTCATGTCAGAGTCGATGTCAGAGCGTCGGGAGGACGTGTGGCTGCCGCTGATTTCCTACAGAAACAGCCTGCTGACAGGAGGAGACGAGGACCACATGTCTGTTACGTCAGGCTCAAGCAGCAAGACCGGCTCAGTCCGCAGCAAGAAGGGTCGACCGCCACTCCACAAGAAACGTATTGAGG AGGAGAGTAGCGTAGAGGGCTCGTGGATGATGCGCAATGACACCCTGCAGACACCCGGGGCACTTCAGACTCCTCAGCTCACCTCAACAGTCCTCAGAGAGAACAGACCAGCAGAGCACATGCCTGACCCAGACTCAGAGCCAGGATCAGAGAACGATTACGTACACAA TCCTCAGATGCAGATGTCATGGCTCGGCCAGCAGAAGATAGAAGAGGTGAATAGGAAGGACCGAACAGGCATGAACTACATCAAGTCTCGCAGCAATCAGGGTGTCCGGCAGACTGT GCGTGGGCTGATGGAGGATGACGCGGAGCCAATCTTTGAAGATGTGATGATGTCATCGCGGGGCCAGCTGGAGGACATGAACGAGGAGTTTGAAGACACCATGGTGATCGACCTG CCACCTTCAAGGAACAGACGTGAAAGAGCGGAATTAAGACCGGACTTCTTTGACTCTGCAGCGATGATTGAAGACGAGTCG GGATTCAGCATGCCCATGTTCTGA